Within Deinococcus seoulensis, the genomic segment TGCTGCTGATAGGAAGGCGGCCCGTGCAGGTCAGCCGAGGCACTCCAGGCGCCGAGGGTGCATTCGATCTCGCCCGGAACAACGGTCCGGCCGGGGTTCAACGTGAGAATCGAGTACGTGAAGCGGTCGAGCATACCTGATCATAGGCGCGCCGCCGAACGGCAGGATGACCCCAATGTGAAAAAAAACACCCTGAAAATCATGAAGACCCGAACAATGGAAGGGTATGCAACGTACCCTGCGTGTCCTACTGGTGGACGACAGCCCGCAAGACCTCGAACTGGCGACCATCGCTTTCGAGGAACACGAGAGCAACACCGAGGTCACCACCTGCAGCGGCGGCCACGACGCCCTGGCGCACCTGCGCGACCCGCAGAAATCACTCCCGCACGTCGTGGTCCTCGACCTCAACATGCCCATGATGAGCGGCCTGGAAGTCCTCGAAGCCATCCGTACCGACCCACTGCTGCAACCCCTGA encodes:
- a CDS encoding response regulator; translation: MQRTLRVLLVDDSPQDLELATIAFEEHESNTEVTTCSGGHDALAHLRDPQKSLPHVVVLDLNMPMMSGLEVLEAIRTDPLLQPLTVVILSTSNDPGDIQAAYRLFASSYMIKQQNFPDFVEQVDQFIQYWRRCQFPTVQQNP